The DNA window AGTCCAGTACCTTCAGTTTTCAGAGTGATCAACTTCCGGAGGCGGAAGCTCGACTAATCAATGTCCTCGATGCTTTCGAAGACGCCGAGAAAACCTTCGATGACATCCGCCGCAAGGTTGTTGAAATCCTGGACGAGCAGGACGTTCGTGATCCGAATATCGCAGATCTGGAAGATCCGACGCTCGATCGCTTTCTCGCTCAACTGGAACGGGAACCGGGGATCGATGCTCTGCTGGGCATTCCCGATCGTCCGCAGAACCTGCGAGAACTGGCCGATCTGTACTCGAATCGAGGAGCCGCCACCAGAGACCTGGCAGACGCCAACGAGGAAGCAATGGCTCGAGCCGAGAAAACGAAGTCTATGCCACCGCCGCAACAGCCGAGGAACCGGCGAGAGAATCGAAATCAGGATCCGTCTGAAGTCGATGAAGACATGCAGCAGGCTCAGCAACGAATGCAGGAGATGCTTCGCGAGTCGATGCAGAATCTTGACGAGCAGCTCAAGGATGAAACTTTAAATTCCCAGCAGCGCGAGCGACTGCAACGTCTCAAACAGGAGCTCGCCCGCATTCAGGAAGAGACCCGTCAGAATGTGAATGAAGCCGCCCGCTGGCAGCAGTTCGCGGAAGCGGATCAGGTTCAGGAATCGATCCGGGCGATGGCTCGCGGCGAGATGGTTCCTGACGAACAGTGGAACCGGGTCCTGTCGACACTTGGCGAAGGCCTGTGGCAGATGAAGGGCGATCAGCCCCCGGAGGAGTACCGCAAATCGATTGAACAGTACCAGCAGGTCCTGCAACAGCTTTCGCGAACGATGCAGGAGGAAACCGAATGAATTCCTTGAAGAAGACCGTTTTCAATGCGTTCTGCGGAGTCTTCGTTGTGCTTTCCGGCTTTCCTGTCAGCGAGTCGAACGGACAGGAGAAGTCGAATCCTTATATGACGGCGACCACGCAACTCAGCGACGCGTTGCCGCCGCAGGAATGGTCTCGCATTGAGTCCGCGGTTGACTCCGGCCTGGAATGGCTGGCGAGTCAACAGGCCGAAGATGGACGATTTCCGAGTTCGGAGAACGCACAGCCGGCGGTCACGGCAATGGCTGTCATGGCGTTTCTCTCGCGGGGGCATATCCCGGACCAGGGACCTTACGGGCGGCAAATTTCCAAAGCGATCGACTTCACGCTGTCGACGCAGTCCCGCCGAGGCTACTTTTCGATGCTGCCGGTCGTTCCGCCGAGCCATCATCTGAATCCCGCTCAAACCGTGCACTACAACCACGCCATTACCGGGCTGATGCTGGGCGAAGTCTACGGAATGACGACCGGCGAGCAGTCCCGACGCGTCGAAGCTGCTCTGGCCCGGGCACTGCTTTATCATCGGGAAGTTCAGACCTGGCAGAAGGGGGCGGCTTCCGACCACGGAGGCTGGCGATACGGTTATCCAGAAGGTCCAAACGCCAGTGCCGATATGTCGGTGACGGGCTGGGCATTGATGTTTCTTCGCTCGGCTCGGAATGCCGAGTTCAATATTCCCAAGCTCTACTTCGATGAGGGACTCGACTTTGTTCAGCGCTGTTACGAAGACGACGTCTCTCAGCACGAAAGCGGAGTATTCCGGTATCGGCCGCGTCAGTCCGATCCGAACGGAAACCCGCAGATCACGCTCGCGAACACATCCTCGGCCACATTAACGCTCATTCTCGGCGGACGTCAGGATCATCCGGGCGTGGTCGATTCGATTCGCTGGCTGCGAAGCCGGGAATATCCTCGATTCTTTGAGAACGGCTACTTTTATCTGGCCACGTACTACACTTCGCAAGCCGTGGCTCAGGTTGGCGGAGATACCTGGAATCAACTCTTTCCACAGATCGCCAGCAATCTTTTGGAGGTCCAGAACTCGGAAGGACACTGGCGGCCGGGGATCGGCAAGGAGGAACTGTTCGGAGAATGTTATTCGACGTCACTGGCCGTTCTGGCACTCACACCCGCCTATCAATTGCTTCCAATTTATCAGCGATGACGATGTATCATAGCTCGCGAGTGACATGGATCCTGGGGTTGATGCCGCTGCTGTTCCTGGGAACGGAGCGACCGGGAGGCACGCTGCTGGCCGCTGACGCAGCGTCCCCGGTTGTCAACACGCTGCTGATCGGGAACGAGATCCTTGCCGACGATGTTGAAATTGTTTTCCATCGCGCCGAAGCATTGGACGGTGAAGACCGATTCGAGTTTCTGCAGACGTGGGTTCTGCCGGAGGCGTTCCCTGACGTGGTTCGGATGGAGGCCTTTCGGGGACCGTTACTGGCTAAGGAAGACGGGTCGGAAGAATCTGCTGCTGCGGATTCGTTTCTCGATCGCCTGCATTCGCCGGCCCTGTTGCTCGTTCAGTCGGCAGCCGCAACGAATCGTCTCGGAGAGCTTCGCCAGCGATTGGAACGCATTGAACCCACCGAGCCTCGGCTCGCGCTCGATGCCCACGCCTTTCGCGGATTAATCGCGGTCGAGGAGCAACGATTTGATGACCTGATGTCGTCGCTGACGGCAATCGATACGCTTCGAGCCGAACTGACCACCGACGACATCCCGTGGTCGGAACTGACTCTTCTGGCCCGGGCCATTCATGAGGACGAAGCTCGGACCGACGTCATGGGACATCTCGGCAACATTCTGCAGCTGAGCAACACCAAGAATCTCAACTGGAGTCTTCGTCCTGATGGAATCCGCTTTCGTTCCTTCTTCGATTCGATTGCCGGAGAGGCTCGGGAGCTGGAAGCGGGAACGCTGTTGCAGCAGATGCCGGAGTGGACTCCAGTGCGACATGAGACCCGAGAAATGAGAGACGAAGAACTTCCGGCGCCCCGGTGGCATTTCGATGGGAGCGAAGTCCACATCGAACGCGGCCGGCGGATGGATCTGCTTTATTTTCAGTCGCCACTCACCGGCAATTACCAGGTGCAGTGTGAAGTTGTCGCGCCGAACTATCGTGACACCGCGGGGCTGGTCGCCGGGTTCTGGAGCAGTGCCAGTCGGCACAGTTTTCGATATGGCGACCCCACGCGACTCATCAACACGACGACACTCGATCCCATTCTCCCCAAGCTGAATGACTGGATGCGGTTTCGAGTGCGGGTGGAGAACGGTATCGCGACCACGTACTGGAACGAACGCAATCTTGCGGAACGCCCGGCGAACGAGCACACCGATCCCTGGGTGGCGGTCCGCACCTATAATGGCATTCTCGGGGGAGTTCGCAATGTTCGGATTACCGGGGATCCCGAGATTCCGGCCACAATTACGCTGCATTCCGATCTCAATTCTGGATGCTGGTTCGCCGTCTATGACCAGACTGTCGGTACGCACGGCGACTGGCAACTGCCGAGAACGAACGAGGAAGGGACTGAGATTCTCGCGCCCCGCAGAACGGATGAATTCGGAACGTGGCATGAGAGCCTGCTTCGTTATCATCGCCCGGTTCTGGAAGACGGGACGATCCGCTACGAGTTCTTCTATTCCCCGGAAGAGCACAACGTGCATCCTTCGCTCGGCTCAAGGTCCTGGTTGCTCACACCGGCGGGTGTCGTTGAACACATCCTCACGGGAATGTCGTCCGAGGAGACTCAAGATCCGCAGAACGCGGAAGTTGTCGACGAGTCGCAGTTGGAGACAGCGCTGCCGTTCAGAGCGAACGACTGGAATCAACTCGAGTTGCGCATCGAGAATCGGCAGCTCACGCTGGTTCTCAACGAAATCCCAGTCTATCAGTGTGGAGTCGAGGTCGGGCCCAGGGAGTTTTTCGGTCTGTTCCATTATGCGGATCAGACGACCCTTCGTGTGCGAAATCTCACCTGGACGGGCAACTGGCCTCGCGAGTTACCAGAAGTGAAGCAGCAGACACTGGCCTGGAAGCCGCACGAGTCGCTCGAAAATCTCGACGAGTTCCAGGAAGAGATTCGCTTCGAGTTTCGCAGTGCGGGTGCCTTCGATGAACGCCTCAAAGTCGGGCGTCCTTCAGGGTACGATGGCTTTGCGTTCGTACCCGGACGTGGTGTCCGAATGACGCCGAAGATCCAGGAGGGATGGACCAACAACTATCTGGAGACCAAAACGCTGCTCTACGGCGACTTCGACATTGAGCTCGACTATGAAGAGCTGGAGACTGTGCATGTCGGCAGAGGAGGACTGGGGATTGAACTCTGGGTTCTCGATGAATCGGGCACTCGCATTTCCTGCTCTCGACTCGATCGCGGTGTCGATGAAATTATTTCGTCGGCGGGAATCGCGATTCCGCTGCCGGAAGGAAATACGCATTACGGCGGAACGAACATCACCGATGAATGTGCGGCCGGAACGCTGAAGATGGTTCGCAGAGGTTCGACCGTGCACAGCCTCATAGCCGCGGACGGCTCCGAATGGTTCACGCATATCGGAAGTCAGGAACTTCCCAACGATTTCTCGGGCGTTCGGGTTCAATGGCGAACTCCCAACATGAAAAATGGACAGGTAAGCGTCATCGTCAGCGATGTTCGAATCCGATCCAACTCCGAGGCCATTCGGCAGCAGTTGGATCCTCGGTTTTCTGCGCTCACCGGCTACGCGGCCAGCTATCTGTTTTCGTCAATCGGAAAATTCGGAGCCCCGGCTGATCGTGTGTTCTCCGCGATCTCCGAGGGGAACGCAAACGGCTGGCGTGCCGTCCCGTCATTCCATGGCGAGTTTGACGCTGAGTTCAAACTGACCTCAGGCGAAGTGAGATTGGATTCCCCTCTATTGATCCAGTTCGGTCCCGAGGCGGATGCTCTGCAGATTCGGTTCGAAGCGAAAGATCCACAGGGTTACAGACTGAGCCTGCTTCGCGAGACACAAGAGGGTTCGGACACTCTGGCAATTGCGGATCTTTCCGCGATGCCGCGCGGACTGCGGCTGATTCGCGTTCAGAACACGCTATTCGTCGCCTTCACACAGCTTGGCTATTATCAGATCCTGGGACAAACGCGGATTGAAGACCATCAGACCGATCGGCTCGATCTTTGGAATTCCGCTGGGGAGAGAGCCGGACGCTGGACGGCTTATACGATTCGCACGCCACAACGGCTCGAATAGTTCCATCGACGAAGTTTGACAAGTCTCCAACAGAATCGATTCACTATGAACCGGCTCTCTCGTCCTTTCCTGGTACTGATCTTCCTCGCGGCTTCGGCGTCCTGCCAGGGGGCGGAGACATCGTCCGACGTTCAGGAGCTGCAGTGGAATGTCTATCTGAAGAACTGGCAGGTTCTCGGTCCAATTGCAAAACCCGACCAGACCGCATCAGGACTCGAGGTTGACTTTGTCGAGAACGAAGCCGAACTCAAGGCGGGAGATGCGTTCTTCTACAACTCGAAACTGTACGTCTGGAAGAAGACCGACTATCACGCCATTCCGCTTCGAAATGCATTCCACACGTTCGGGGATAAAGGTTATAACGCGGTTGCCTATGCCTGGACACAGTTCAATTCTTCGAGCGAACAGAAGGCCGTTCTCTCGGTTGGATACGACGATCATTTCAAGGCGTGGCTGAACGGTGAAGTCGTCGGCAGCGGCG is part of the Rubinisphaera margarita genome and encodes:
- a CDS encoding DUF1583 domain-containing protein, which gives rise to MPLLFLGTERPGGTLLAADAASPVVNTLLIGNEILADDVEIVFHRAEALDGEDRFEFLQTWVLPEAFPDVVRMEAFRGPLLAKEDGSEESAAADSFLDRLHSPALLLVQSAAATNRLGELRQRLERIEPTEPRLALDAHAFRGLIAVEEQRFDDLMSSLTAIDTLRAELTTDDIPWSELTLLARAIHEDEARTDVMGHLGNILQLSNTKNLNWSLRPDGIRFRSFFDSIAGEARELEAGTLLQQMPEWTPVRHETREMRDEELPAPRWHFDGSEVHIERGRRMDLLYFQSPLTGNYQVQCEVVAPNYRDTAGLVAGFWSSASRHSFRYGDPTRLINTTTLDPILPKLNDWMRFRVRVENGIATTYWNERNLAERPANEHTDPWVAVRTYNGILGGVRNVRITGDPEIPATITLHSDLNSGCWFAVYDQTVGTHGDWQLPRTNEEGTEILAPRRTDEFGTWHESLLRYHRPVLEDGTIRYEFFYSPEEHNVHPSLGSRSWLLTPAGVVEHILTGMSSEETQDPQNAEVVDESQLETALPFRANDWNQLELRIENRQLTLVLNEIPVYQCGVEVGPREFFGLFHYADQTTLRVRNLTWTGNWPRELPEVKQQTLAWKPHESLENLDEFQEEIRFEFRSAGAFDERLKVGRPSGYDGFAFVPGRGVRMTPKIQEGWTNNYLETKTLLYGDFDIELDYEELETVHVGRGGLGIELWVLDESGTRISCSRLDRGVDEIISSAGIAIPLPEGNTHYGGTNITDECAAGTLKMVRRGSTVHSLIAADGSEWFTHIGSQELPNDFSGVRVQWRTPNMKNGQVSVIVSDVRIRSNSEAIRQQLDPRFSALTGYAASYLFSSIGKFGAPADRVFSAISEGNANGWRAVPSFHGEFDAEFKLTSGEVRLDSPLLIQFGPEADALQIRFEAKDPQGYRLSLLRETQEGSDTLAIADLSAMPRGLRLIRVQNTLFVAFTQLGYYQILGQTRIEDHQTDRLDLWNSAGERAGRWTAYTIRTPQRLE
- a CDS encoding prenyltransferase/squalene oxidase repeat-containing protein, which codes for MNSLKKTVFNAFCGVFVVLSGFPVSESNGQEKSNPYMTATTQLSDALPPQEWSRIESAVDSGLEWLASQQAEDGRFPSSENAQPAVTAMAVMAFLSRGHIPDQGPYGRQISKAIDFTLSTQSRRGYFSMLPVVPPSHHLNPAQTVHYNHAITGLMLGEVYGMTTGEQSRRVEAALARALLYHREVQTWQKGAASDHGGWRYGYPEGPNASADMSVTGWALMFLRSARNAEFNIPKLYFDEGLDFVQRCYEDDVSQHESGVFRYRPRQSDPNGNPQITLANTSSATLTLILGGRQDHPGVVDSIRWLRSREYPRFFENGYFYLATYYTSQAVAQVGGDTWNQLFPQIASNLLEVQNSEGHWRPGIGKEELFGECYSTSLAVLALTPAYQLLPIYQR